Proteins co-encoded in one Ictalurus furcatus strain D&B chromosome 9, Billie_1.0, whole genome shotgun sequence genomic window:
- the pex13 gene encoding peroxisome biogenesis factor 13 has translation MSQPPPKPWERRIPGAVGAPLSYRSADFGTGSGLTSSGPSVMTRVAPPVPPRLIQQTYRPSYSSFPSSYSPFSSSPYGGYSPYSYGGVGYSRFLPEEVPPSRFVQQAEESSRGAFQSIESIVHAFSSVSMMLDATFSAVYNSFRAVLDVANHFSRLRTHFTKVLSAFALVRTLRYLYRRLQRILGMRSDAEVEDLWEDSAASAVVPGGRGAGVGDSRDGRVKSWPIFLFLAVVFGGPYLIWKLLRSEEGIEERGTNWASGEDDHVVARAEYDFTAASEEEISLQAGDMLNLAPKEQQPRVRGWLLASVDGQTTGLIPANYVKILGKRRGRRQAELERLAQLQRGQQVQDLQSAPAQVTVTVPASASAGQPAHEELLECVYRETPASYASAAVTIDNSSSNTALGNSEKLDL, from the exons TTCTGCAGATTTTGGGACAGGAAGTGGCCTAACATCATCAGGTCCTTCAGTCATGACGCGTGTGGCGCCTCCAGTCCCCCCACGCCTAATCCAGCAGACCTACCGTCCATCCTACAGCTCTTTCCCGTCCTCCTACAGCCCCTTCAGCAGCTCTCCGTACGGAGGCTACAGCCCGTACAGCTACGGCGGTGTGGGATACAGCCGCTTCCTCCCGGAGGAGGTGCCTCCGAGCCGCTTCGTGCAGCAGGCGGAGGAGAGCAGCCGAGGCGCGTTCCAGTCCATTGAGAGCATCGTGCACGCGTTCTCCTCCGTCAGCATGATGCTGGACGCCACCTTCTCGGCCGTCTACAACAGCTTCCGCGCCGTGCTCGACGTGGCCAACCACTTCTCCCGGCTTCGCACCCACTTCACCAAAGTGCTGTCCGCCTTCGCGCTGGTGCGGACGCTGCGCTACCTGTACCGACGGCTGCAGAGGATCCTGGGAATGAGGTCGGACGCTGAGGTGGAGGATCTGTGGGAGGATAGTGCCGCAAGCGCCGTAGTGCCAGGAGGAAGAGGGGCCGGCGTCGGCGATTCCAGAGATGGCAGAGTGAAGTCTTGGCCCATATTTCTGTTTCTCGCAGTGGTTTTCGGAGGACCCTACCTGATCTGGAAACTTCTGAGATCTGAGGAGGGCATAGAGGAGCGTG gcacTAACTGGGCCAGCGGTGAAGACGACCACGTGGTAGCCAGAGCCGAGTACGACTTCACTGCTGCTTCTGAGGAGGAGATCTCTCTGCAGGCTGGAGATATGCTTAACCTGGCTCCAAAGG AGCAACAGCCGAGGGTGCGTGGGTGGCTGCTGGCCAGCGTGGACGGCCAGACCACAGGCCTCATCCCTGCCAACTACGTCAAGATCCTGGGAAAGAGGAGGGGCAGGAGGCAAGCCGAGCTGGAAAGGTTGGCACAGCTTCAGCGGGGACAGCAGGTTCAGGATCTGCAGTCAGCACCAGCTCAGGTTACGGTGACCGTGCCAGCCTCAGCCTCTGCCGGTCAGCCGGCCCACGAGGAGCTgctggagtgtgtgtacagagaaACTCCAGCGTCTTACGCAAGCGCAGCCGTCACGATTGACAACAGCAGCTCAAACACTGCTCTAGGAAATTCTGAGAAACTtgatttgtga